In one window of Deinococcus sonorensis KR-87 DNA:
- the pelF gene encoding GT4 family glycosyltransferase PelF yields the protein MSSVVSLITEGTYPLYTGGVSVWCEQLVTGLPEVEFRVLALSGLSTKIGCTLPENVRQVDVVPLWESLPVRGSRPRQRAEFQELYARVLGAMLKDGPEASADFIGALNRLSLFARRADLHSALAVPSNAQVLLQVWLEHVNAVSGPPRMSPTIPRPTISDALSANMWLIHLLRPLATPAPEADLTHAVSNGLSVLPAIAAKAVHGTPFLLTEHGVYLRERYLTPPSEFLSAGTRAFLLRFHMHLTRAAYTVADIISPASNFNTRWQLHFGADVQKLHPVYNGIDPALFTLGETEPSEPTVAWVGRVDPIKDLDTLIRAHALIQHHIPSAHLRMFGPIPQGNEDYERTCRQLIHDLGLDETARFEGRVPSVAQAYQAGHVVALSSISEGFPYSVIEAMATGRPMVATDVGGVREAVGDTGFVVPPRDPRAFAEACQALLSDHALRRRMSLQARERVLTLFTVQHCLDAYQRMYTSLMFPASMSGA from the coding sequence ATGTCGTCTGTCGTCTCCCTGATCACCGAAGGCACCTATCCGCTCTACACCGGCGGCGTCAGCGTCTGGTGCGAGCAGCTCGTCACCGGGCTGCCGGAGGTGGAGTTCCGGGTGCTGGCACTCAGCGGGCTCAGCACCAAGATCGGCTGCACGCTGCCCGAGAACGTGCGGCAGGTGGATGTGGTGCCCTTGTGGGAAAGTCTGCCGGTGCGTGGCAGCCGCCCCCGGCAGCGCGCGGAGTTCCAGGAGCTGTACGCCCGGGTGCTGGGCGCCATGCTCAAAGACGGCCCGGAGGCCAGCGCCGACTTTATCGGGGCGCTGAACCGGCTGAGTCTGTTCGCCCGGCGTGCGGACCTCCACAGCGCGCTGGCCGTGCCCAGCAACGCTCAGGTGCTGCTGCAGGTGTGGCTGGAACACGTCAACGCCGTCAGCGGGCCGCCGCGCATGAGCCCCACCATCCCGCGCCCCACCATTTCGGACGCCCTGAGCGCCAACATGTGGCTGATTCACCTGCTGCGGCCACTCGCGACACCAGCGCCGGAAGCGGACCTGACCCACGCCGTGAGCAACGGGCTGTCAGTGCTGCCGGCCATCGCGGCCAAGGCGGTGCATGGCACCCCCTTCCTGCTGACCGAACACGGGGTGTACCTGCGCGAACGCTACCTGACGCCGCCCTCGGAGTTCCTGTCGGCCGGGACGCGCGCCTTCCTGCTGCGCTTCCACATGCACCTGACCCGCGCCGCCTACACGGTGGCCGACATCATCTCGCCGGCCTCGAACTTCAACACCCGCTGGCAGCTGCACTTCGGTGCCGACGTGCAGAAGCTGCACCCGGTCTACAACGGCATCGACCCGGCCCTGTTCACGCTGGGCGAGACCGAGCCAAGTGAGCCGACCGTGGCCTGGGTGGGCCGGGTGGACCCGATCAAGGACCTGGACACCCTGATCCGCGCGCACGCGCTGATTCAGCACCACATTCCCTCCGCGCACCTGCGGATGTTCGGCCCGATCCCACAGGGCAACGAGGACTATGAACGCACCTGCCGCCAGCTGATCCACGACCTGGGCCTGGACGAGACGGCGCGCTTCGAGGGCCGGGTGCCGTCGGTGGCGCAGGCGTATCAGGCGGGGCACGTGGTGGCGCTGAGCAGCATCTCCGAGGGCTTCCCGTACTCGGTGATCGAGGCGATGGCCACCGGACGGCCGATGGTCGCCACCGACGTGGGCGGTGTGCGCGAGGCGGTGGGAGACACCGGCTTCGTGGTGCCACCCCGCGATCCGCGCGCCTTCGCGGAAGCGTGCCAGGCGCTGCTGAGTGACCACGCGCTGCGGCGCCGAATGAGCCTGCAGGCCCGCGAGCGGGTGCTGACGCTCTTCACCGTGCAGCACTGCCTGGACGCCTACCAGCGCATGTACACCTCTCTGATGTTTCCCGCGAGTATGTCAGGAGCCTGA
- a CDS encoding SDR family NAD(P)-dependent oxidoreductase codes for MAQMVAVTGAEGFIGSHLVEALVQSGARVRAMVQYNSFNTWGWLEQLPAEVMAQVEVQLGDVRDPGSVQALMRGADTVYHLAALIAIPYSYQAPRSYIETNVIGTLNVLEAARALETPRLVHTSTSEVYGTARTVPIHETHPVNPQSPYAASKAAADQLVNSYALSFELPVVTLRPFNTYGPRQSARAVISNIIAQLSAGQPAVRLGDVTPTRDFTFVQDTAAAFVAVGTAGPEVIGQTLNAGSNSEISVGDLVQLISDVMERPVQIEQEEQRVRPAASEVRRLVCDNRELRRLTRWQPRYPLHEGLTRTVEWFHQPRNLERYKPHLYTV; via the coding sequence ATGGCACAGATGGTAGCCGTAACCGGCGCAGAAGGATTTATCGGTTCGCATCTGGTGGAGGCGCTGGTGCAGAGCGGCGCCCGGGTGCGCGCGATGGTGCAGTACAACTCGTTCAACACCTGGGGCTGGCTGGAACAGCTGCCCGCCGAGGTGATGGCGCAGGTGGAGGTGCAGCTGGGCGACGTGCGTGACCCGGGCAGCGTGCAGGCGCTGATGCGGGGGGCCGACACGGTGTACCACCTGGCCGCGTTGATCGCCATTCCGTACAGCTATCAGGCGCCGCGCAGCTACATCGAGACCAACGTGATCGGCACGCTGAACGTGCTGGAGGCCGCCCGGGCGCTGGAAACGCCCCGGCTGGTCCACACCAGCACCAGTGAGGTGTACGGCACCGCCCGCACCGTCCCGATCCACGAGACGCATCCGGTCAACCCGCAGTCGCCCTACGCCGCCTCCAAGGCCGCCGCGGACCAGCTGGTGAACAGCTACGCCCTGAGCTTCGAGCTGCCGGTGGTGACGCTGCGGCCGTTCAACACCTACGGGCCCCGCCAGTCGGCGCGCGCCGTGATCTCCAACATCATCGCGCAGCTGTCGGCCGGCCAGCCGGCGGTGCGGCTCGGCGACGTGACGCCCACCCGCGACTTCACCTTCGTGCAGGACACCGCCGCTGCCTTCGTGGCGGTGGGCACCGCCGGCCCGGAGGTGATCGGGCAGACGCTCAACGCCGGCAGCAACAGCGAGATCAGTGTGGGCGACCTGGTGCAGCTGATCTCGGACGTGATGGAGCGGCCCGTGCAGATCGAGCAAGAGGAGCAGCGGGTGCGCCCGGCCGCCTCGGAGGTGCGCCGGCTGGTGTGCGACAACCGGGAACTGCGCCGCCTGACCCGCTGGCAACCGCGTTACCCGCTGCACGAAGGCCTCACCCGCACCGTCGAGTGGTTCCACCAGCCGCGCAACCTCGAACGCTACAAGCCCCACCTGTACACCGTCTGA
- a CDS encoding nucleotidyltransferase family protein produces the protein MHAVILAGGKGTRLRPYTTCVPKPLVPIGDRYSILEILLLQLRHHGVTSVTLAIGHMGSLIRAFIGNGARFDLDVQYVEEEQPLGTVGPLLPMLSELPEHFLMMNGDVLTDIDFAELYGDHIHGGAPLTVATYQRQVSSEFGVLDVAEGHIVGFREKPVFDFDVSMGVYALSRETLRGFLPGVPLGMDRLIMELLRRGTPPASYHFGGYWLDIGRPDDYDRANAQFDELQYTLLPQLRLVPDPLRQAALGDTACAS, from the coding sequence ATGCATGCAGTGATTCTGGCCGGAGGAAAAGGCACCCGCCTGCGCCCCTACACCACCTGCGTTCCCAAGCCGCTGGTGCCGATCGGTGACCGCTACTCGATTCTGGAAATTCTGCTGTTGCAGCTGCGGCACCACGGCGTCACCTCGGTCACGCTGGCCATCGGCCACATGGGCAGCCTGATCCGCGCCTTCATCGGCAACGGCGCCCGCTTCGACCTGGACGTGCAGTACGTGGAGGAGGAGCAGCCGCTCGGCACTGTCGGGCCGCTGCTGCCGATGCTCTCGGAGCTGCCGGAGCACTTCCTGATGATGAACGGCGACGTGCTGACCGACATCGACTTCGCGGAGCTGTACGGCGACCACATTCACGGCGGCGCGCCGCTGACGGTCGCCACCTACCAGCGGCAGGTCAGCAGCGAGTTCGGCGTGCTGGACGTGGCCGAGGGGCACATCGTGGGCTTCCGCGAGAAGCCGGTGTTCGACTTCGATGTGAGCATGGGCGTGTACGCGCTGAGCCGCGAGACGCTGCGCGGCTTCCTGCCGGGCGTCCCGCTGGGCATGGACCGGTTGATCATGGAGCTGCTCCGGCGCGGCACGCCGCCGGCCAGCTACCACTTCGGCGGCTACTGGCTGGACATCGGGCGGCCCGACGACTACGACCGGGCCAACGCGCAGTTCGATGAGCTGCAGTACACCCTGCTGCCCCAGCTGCGGCTGGTGCCGGACCCGCTGCGTCAGGCGGCGCTGGGAGACACAGCGTGCGCGTCCTGA
- a CDS encoding NAD-dependent epimerase/dehydratase family protein, producing the protein MRVLILGASGFLGGHVQAALSAAGHQVVNAPPSSQLDLAGGCEALLRGTRPDAVVNCAGRTQGTDAELTLANLTLVQQLIRAALTVEPHPRVVQLGSAAEYGPLAQVVSEDTPPQPDSAYGQSKLAATRALLAAAPELDVTVLRVCNPVGAGQRPQTLPGRAARLFQQALREHAPEVEFGDLSARRDFIDARDVARAVELVLRAPPAEPLLNVGRGEAVPARTLVRALARLCRYPGQIHEHAAGSSRSGALLWQRADVSRLRGLGWAPSYSLQDALDALWRDVEAHTAPRRTLA; encoded by the coding sequence GTGCGCGTCCTGATTCTGGGCGCCAGCGGCTTTCTGGGCGGCCACGTGCAGGCGGCGCTGAGCGCAGCAGGCCATCAGGTGGTGAACGCGCCGCCCTCCAGCCAGCTGGACCTCGCGGGCGGCTGTGAGGCGCTGCTGCGCGGCACCCGGCCGGACGCGGTGGTGAACTGTGCCGGCCGCACCCAGGGCACCGACGCGGAGCTGACGCTGGCCAACCTGACGCTGGTGCAGCAGCTGATCCGGGCGGCCCTGACGGTAGAGCCGCACCCGCGGGTGGTGCAGCTCGGTTCCGCCGCCGAGTACGGCCCGTTGGCCCAGGTGGTGTCGGAGGACACGCCGCCGCAGCCGGACAGCGCCTACGGCCAGAGCAAGCTGGCCGCCACCCGGGCGCTGCTGGCGGCCGCGCCGGAGCTGGACGTCACGGTGCTGCGGGTGTGCAATCCGGTGGGTGCCGGGCAGCGGCCCCAGACGCTGCCCGGCCGCGCGGCCCGGCTGTTCCAGCAGGCCCTGCGCGAGCACGCCCCGGAGGTGGAATTCGGAGACCTGAGCGCCCGGCGCGACTTCATCGACGCCCGCGACGTGGCACGGGCGGTGGAGCTGGTGCTGCGCGCGCCTCCCGCCGAGCCGTTGCTGAACGTGGGGCGCGGCGAGGCGGTCCCGGCCCGCACGCTGGTCCGGGCGCTGGCCCGGCTGTGCCGCTATCCGGGGCAGATTCACGAACACGCCGCCGGCTCCAGCCGCTCCGGGGCCCTGCTGTGGCAGCGGGCCGACGTGTCGCGGCTGCGTGGGCTCGGCTGGGCACCCAGCTACAGCCTTCAGGACGCACTCGATGCCCTCTGGCGGGACGTCGAAGCGCACACCGCCCCCCGCCGCACCCTCGCTTAA
- a CDS encoding endo alpha-1,4 polygalactosaminidase, translated as MTTSRLLLDASTSPTPAAGATRVPPKPLAVYYGHGSLQRLSAYRMVVLHPQHYTPAEILWLKGRGVKPLAYLSVGEDPSPEPSAWSRRSRNPAWNTWYVKIGHPAWNARLYATAAEALQHFDGLLLDTLDSSILFPTDRSPLLRTLRSLRQRHPDAYFLANRGFDLLPDMARYVNGVLMETFTTSWEDGYRKLRPHELAYTAEMLRRVRSCDLEVYALDYATTDQQRRAARVRARALGLTTFVSVRELNSI; from the coding sequence ATGACGACCTCACGCCTCCTGCTCGACGCCTCCACCTCGCCGACTCCGGCCGCCGGGGCGACCCGTGTGCCGCCCAAGCCGCTGGCGGTGTACTACGGACACGGCAGCCTGCAGCGGCTGAGCGCCTATCGGATGGTGGTGCTGCACCCGCAGCACTACACCCCCGCCGAGATCCTGTGGCTCAAGGGGCGGGGGGTCAAGCCGCTGGCCTACCTGAGCGTGGGCGAGGACCCCAGCCCGGAACCGTCAGCGTGGTCCCGGCGGAGCCGCAATCCAGCGTGGAACACCTGGTACGTCAAAATCGGGCATCCCGCCTGGAATGCCCGGCTGTACGCCACCGCCGCCGAGGCCCTGCAGCACTTTGACGGGCTGCTGCTCGACACGCTCGACAGCTCCATCCTATTTCCCACGGACCGCTCGCCGCTGTTGCGGACCCTGCGCAGCCTGCGGCAGCGGCATCCGGACGCCTACTTCCTGGCCAACCGCGGCTTCGACCTGCTGCCGGACATGGCCCGCTACGTCAACGGCGTGCTGATGGAAACGTTCACCACCTCCTGGGAGGACGGCTACCGCAAGCTGCGCCCGCATGAGCTGGCCTACACGGCCGAGATGCTGCGGCGGGTCCGCAGCTGCGACCTCGAGGTGTATGCCCTGGACTACGCCACCACCGATCAGCAGCGCCGCGCCGCGCGGGTGCGGGCGCGGGCGCTGGGGCTGACCACCTTCGTGAGTGTTCGTGAACTCAACAGCATCTGA
- a CDS encoding endo alpha-1,4 polygalactosaminidase produces MRHLYFGGLALTVVLAACSQPTVPASDAASAAPAVQAQTLPPIKLPPRGKVGWDWQIGASSSSSIAVPAGVTVMDLDGFTVSATKVAALKQQGIYTVCYMDMGSYEPWRPDSSRYPNSIKIQQDPDWPDEYFLDVTNVFKSPSVLAPILIDRMKLCKSKGFDALEPDNLQNDENVSGGRITRQQQLDFNGWIADRAHENGLAVLQKNGPDQILQRDRTGKMMVEKFDGILNEQCQEYGECSALGEYTRRGKLALDAEYRRTALNCSMMSASGINAIRKDLDLVGKNMSGYVRIGCP; encoded by the coding sequence ATGCGTCACCTGTACTTTGGGGGACTGGCCCTGACTGTTGTCCTGGCCGCCTGTAGCCAGCCCACCGTTCCTGCATCCGACGCCGCTTCGGCGGCCCCTGCCGTCCAGGCGCAGACCCTGCCGCCCATCAAGCTCCCGCCGCGCGGCAAGGTCGGCTGGGACTGGCAGATCGGCGCGTCCTCCTCGTCGTCGATCGCGGTCCCGGCCGGCGTCACGGTCATGGACCTGGACGGGTTCACCGTCTCTGCGACCAAGGTGGCCGCGCTCAAGCAGCAGGGCATCTACACCGTGTGCTACATGGACATGGGCAGCTATGAGCCGTGGCGCCCGGACTCCTCGCGCTATCCCAACTCCATCAAGATCCAGCAGGACCCGGACTGGCCGGACGAGTACTTCCTGGACGTCACCAACGTGTTCAAGAGCCCCTCGGTGCTGGCGCCGATCCTGATTGACCGCATGAAGCTGTGCAAGAGCAAGGGCTTTGACGCACTGGAACCGGACAACCTGCAGAACGACGAGAACGTCAGTGGTGGCCGCATCACCCGGCAGCAGCAGCTGGACTTCAACGGCTGGATTGCTGACCGCGCGCACGAGAACGGCCTCGCGGTGCTGCAGAAGAACGGCCCCGACCAGATCCTGCAGCGGGACCGCACCGGCAAGATGATGGTCGAGAAGTTCGACGGCATCCTGAACGAGCAGTGCCAGGAGTACGGCGAGTGCAGCGCCCTTGGCGAGTACACCCGGCGCGGCAAGCTGGCTCTGGATGCCGAGTATCGCCGGACCGCACTGAACTGCTCGATGATGAGCGCCAGCGGGATCAATGCCATTCGCAAGGACCTGGACCTCGTGGGCAAGAACATGAGCGGGTACGTGCGGATCGGCTGCCCCTGA
- a CDS encoding helix-turn-helix domain-containing protein yields MTSLQPDQLRELESLYRSAHEGRVRVRALAVLLAAEEHRNVAEIARIIRHHQETVRRWLHRYLQRGIEGLQDAPRPGAPTKATPQYRAELRRALEHHPHELGLPYDHWTARHLADHLEARTGLKLSEASIYRLLRQHSPQDF; encoded by the coding sequence ATGACATCCCTGCAGCCGGACCAGCTCAGGGAACTGGAATCGCTGTACCGCAGCGCCCATGAAGGCCGGGTGCGGGTCCGGGCGCTTGCCGTGCTGCTGGCCGCGGAGGAACACCGCAACGTGGCCGAGATCGCCCGAATCATCCGGCATCATCAGGAAACGGTGCGCCGCTGGCTTCACCGTTACCTGCAGCGCGGGATTGAGGGGCTGCAGGACGCGCCGAGGCCCGGCGCGCCCACCAAGGCCACACCGCAGTACCGGGCGGAGCTTCGCCGGGCGCTGGAGCACCATCCACACGAGCTGGGTCTGCCCTACGACCACTGGACCGCCCGCCATCTGGCGGACCATCTGGAGGCGCGAACTGGGCTGAAGCTCAGCGAAGCGAGCATCTACCGGCTGCTGCGTCAGCATTCACCGCAGGATTTCTGA
- a CDS encoding sensor histidine kinase, giving the protein MLRLAPRTSTTWRTLAIALAGLGLPLLWPGILGHLLDIRPFTSDMHSTWPGALTALQLGSDLLIGLSYTFISAVLAYIVFQHRRLLPFDWVVLSFGLFIVACGGTHLMHVLVRWQPVYWLDGYLKGLTAVVSVATAAALPPLIPRVSQLLNAERAVLEQQRELERSNQALQAAVARAEILAALGEALQVATTHAQVERTALDQLAPVLQASAMLVVPFGRPVLQEVTVWGELPAAVAATLARASFSAQETPMLHRAAQTRQAVYLDQYEQGSGNASGLGGYAYGLEPIVNRAGEVVAGLIVWRSTDRGPWTDSQQDLMRRAASTIGLALERTEATTQIERQHLALAEMNARLKQSNNDLERFAHVASHDLQEPLRTVISFGGLLERKYADRLDDTGRRYLSFMIGGTTRMHALIRDLLTLSTYTAAPTPLEAVPLDTPLTEAMLRLQVRIEEQGARITVDPLPTVRGNAAELAQLFQNLLSNALKFQHPGTTPDVHVRAKPHPAGWHVQVKDNGIGIDPQHFEQVFGIFQRLHTQQEYAGTGLGLAIVQRIVERHGGQVWVESTPGDGTTFHLVLQDA; this is encoded by the coding sequence ATGCTGAGACTGGCTCCCAGGACCTCCACCACCTGGCGCACCCTGGCCATTGCGCTGGCCGGCCTGGGGCTGCCGCTGCTGTGGCCGGGCATCCTGGGGCATCTGCTGGACATCCGCCCCTTCACCAGCGACATGCACAGCACCTGGCCGGGAGCCCTGACAGCGCTGCAGCTTGGGTCTGACCTGTTGATCGGTCTGTCGTACACCTTCATCTCGGCGGTGCTGGCATACATCGTGTTCCAGCACCGGCGGCTGCTGCCGTTCGACTGGGTGGTGCTGTCGTTCGGGCTATTCATCGTCGCGTGTGGCGGTACCCACCTGATGCACGTCCTGGTGCGCTGGCAGCCGGTGTACTGGCTGGACGGGTACCTCAAGGGCCTCACGGCGGTGGTCAGCGTGGCCACCGCCGCCGCGCTGCCACCACTCATTCCCAGAGTCTCCCAGCTGCTGAACGCCGAGCGGGCTGTGCTGGAGCAGCAGCGAGAGCTGGAGCGCAGCAACCAGGCGCTGCAGGCGGCCGTGGCCCGCGCCGAGATTCTAGCCGCGCTGGGTGAAGCGTTGCAGGTGGCCACCACCCACGCCCAGGTGGAACGCACCGCACTCGATCAGCTGGCCCCGGTGCTGCAGGCCAGCGCCATGCTGGTGGTGCCGTTCGGGCGTCCGGTGCTGCAGGAGGTCACGGTCTGGGGCGAGCTTCCGGCGGCAGTTGCGGCCACCTTGGCGCGTGCCAGCTTCTCGGCGCAGGAAACCCCGATGCTGCACCGGGCCGCCCAGACCCGCCAGGCCGTGTATCTGGATCAGTACGAGCAGGGCAGCGGAAACGCTTCCGGCCTGGGTGGATACGCCTACGGACTGGAGCCGATCGTGAACCGCGCTGGCGAGGTGGTCGCCGGCCTGATCGTCTGGCGCTCCACCGACCGGGGTCCCTGGACCGACAGCCAGCAGGACCTGATGCGCCGCGCTGCCTCCACCATCGGTCTGGCGCTGGAACGCACGGAAGCGACCACCCAGATCGAACGGCAGCACCTTGCCCTGGCCGAAATGAACGCCCGGCTCAAGCAGAGCAACAACGATCTGGAGCGCTTTGCCCACGTCGCCAGCCACGACCTGCAGGAGCCGCTGCGCACCGTCATCAGCTTCGGCGGCCTGCTGGAGCGCAAATACGCCGACCGGCTGGACGACACCGGACGCCGCTACCTCTCATTCATGATCGGCGGTACCACCCGGATGCACGCGCTGATCCGCGACCTGCTGACGCTGTCCACCTACACGGCCGCACCCACGCCGCTGGAAGCAGTGCCGCTGGACACGCCGCTGACCGAGGCGATGCTGCGGCTGCAGGTCCGCATTGAGGAGCAGGGGGCCCGCATCACCGTTGACCCGTTGCCCACCGTGCGGGGCAACGCCGCCGAACTGGCTCAGCTGTTCCAGAACCTGCTCAGCAACGCCCTGAAGTTCCAGCACCCAGGCACTACCCCGGACGTGCACGTCCGGGCCAAGCCTCATCCGGCCGGCTGGCACGTCCAGGTGAAGGACAATGGCATTGGCATTGATCCTCAGCACTTCGAGCAGGTCTTCGGTATCTTCCAGCGCTTGCACACCCAGC